The genomic stretch gaacgcaccccagaacacttgcatgtacactttcagtatatgactagtaaactactagttaactgaaagtatattaaaagaacacttggaagtatacctgcagcacacaataagtaacctactagtttactaagagtacactaacagaacatttgcatgcacacttgaagtataagtctataaaactactagtatactcatgagttcacttgcagtacaaatgaagaactaattgtgcactagttgtacacttaaaattgactactcttacacttatagtacacATAGAAGTATACTTCTATATACTAATATAgccaatttagtcccaagcggtattcaagcagtacacttacaagtatactacaagaacataaatgttagtacacttactacataaagtatacttaaaactatactccaacattacttaagtatacttaataaaatgaacttgaaGTATACTACATTTCGTAAGGGTTACATCAGCCGCTGCAGGTTCTGGATCACAAACTCGACCATGCAACTAGTTAAGAGGTTTGTCAGACCCTTATAATTAATGGCAGTCGATACGTCAAGATTTAACACTGGTAGGTAGAGTTAACTGGTTCATCAGACAAAATAATTAAGGACAGTCGATGCGCCAATGCTTAACCTCTATCGATTTAAGAGTAACTGGTTCATCagaccaaataaataaaatgaaaaggcAGATGATACACCTACTTAATCCTGGTCGTAGATTTGCGTTAACAAAGGATACAATAAATTTACTTAGTCAATAATTAAAGTCAGAATGAAGTCAAACATCCAAATATATTAGCCAGGTAAGGAGATCATAATTCAAACGCCAATTAACAATCCAACTCAAATACGAAGCATAAATCAATAAACAGATGTAATCATACGAAAGCATTGCATACCTGTCAAAAGGACGATACTCTGTTACAGTGTAGGAGATCTGGCTAAAGATTCCtcatgtaaataaaaatacatgatgctgtgccCAAGACACAACATCATGGGGCTCATTTCTAAATATAGAAAATCCCCCTGAACCCTTTGCAAACTTTCCTTAAATATCCTGAGGGAACAAAGCAATGATAGGAATTTGGTGGTGATTGGGTCTTGTGAACGTCTCGGTtgcgtatgtaaccctcgttccctgaaggaagggaacggagacgtcacgtcgtgactgacgaattgggaactcgcttagagagaccaatctgcttcgtactctactaaaacgccaatgaacttggcattgagatatttgcataatgctggcgccgccccgccaggtgcgtatataagcaacaggtgcaaatatggaaattagcttcatttcgctgagaaagccggaaagtgtgaccggccgataaacagcagggagcagccctgtggcgacgggacgtgacgtctccgttcccttacttcagggaacgagggttacatacgtaaccgagacgttccctttcagtcggtcactacgacgtcacgtcgtgaccgacgaattgggaatccctaccaaaacgccactgagggctgacctcttccagtgactgcgtaaagccctccggttccacttaaggataaggagaattaggttttaaggcagaaggccgggcactagatgttcctttaaccccacagtagtgccagcgactgggaagcgccctatctgagcggtatagggacgctgcggaagccaccgccccgttaagggctattggtgggcgaaagtcaaccgtagttgaggtataaatgacagccgtggctgtgtaagcaaagcagtgctctgctgagggaaacgtgggctagtaggattaaccccacggaaaaatactcacaaaggaacccggtgggacgcaatgtggatgcccgagccaaacacaggttcgcgaggatgcagctagtgagaggctggcagcggatgctccgcaacatcaggctgccaaggcagcggaggaaggcaaaacaaattattacgcgtttttgccttgatggccttccatactgagctcagtttggagcagcagtcggaggctgcaagccgacctgcgagcctgttctctgtgcttcccctaacgaggaaagggcacgagaggagacaggctcgacacgaacactgtaaaatctaatgaacgtattaggtgtcacccaaccagcagctctgcagatgtctgtagcgaggaaccacgagcgagtgcccaaaatgaggcaacacttctagtagagtgagctctcaaattaaatagacacggaatgccctgcagattataagcaagggcgataataacaactatccaatgagacatcctctgcttagtgacagctttccctctctgctgaccaccgtaacaaacaaagagctggtctgaggtcctgaggctttgtgtgcgatccacgtagaggcgTAGAGCTCGTACGGGacataataaagccatggttgggtctgccctcctccggggggcagcgcttgcaagctcaccaccttatctctgaagggagtggtgggaactttgggcacgtagcctggtctgggtctcagtgagacagcaggaccaaactgaaggcacgaatcgtcaacagagaatgcatataAATCCCTTACTCTCTTcacggaggccaatgctagcagggtctgagttttcattgataaaaacttcagactcgcagactgcaaaggatCGAACGGGGGACCTgtagggcttcagcaccatggacaggtctcaggaggaatagagggagggcgcgaggggtttagcctgcgagcgcctcttaaaatctaataaccaaatcatgctggccaactgaactgccgttaataagtgagtgatgagcagaaatagctgcgatatcaactttaatggcggagggacagcctaccatctaacctatgttgaagatataaaagcacaatgttaagcattctctggggtcctcgcgttgcgaagagcaccaggtgacgaaaaagggtttaaattaagcgcgtaagcccgccTTGTGGAAGGTGCTcgtaccgcgtcgatggtgttagataccacttgcgataaatcacctaaaccttgcgcgcgctcaacgaccatacatggaaatcccacaggtcggggcgcgggtgccataatgtgccccttccttgagaaagaaagtctttcctcaggggaaatcgccaggtaggggctgtcgcgaggagcattaactctgaaaaccaattcctggtcgtccagtacggggcgactaataaaaggctctcctcgtcctgcctgaccttgcacagtgtctgtgcgattaagctcactggagtgaatgcgtatttgcgcatcccccgcggccagcaGTGTGTCAGcacatccacgccgaggctgtccttggttagtgaataaaacaggcgacagtgggtatcgtccggtgacgcaaatagatctatctgcgcacgaccgaacttattccaaattagatggaccgtctgggggtggagtcgccattctccggggcgcgcagctcgggaaagcgcgtctgccgctgtattgagcgtacCCGGAaagtgaatggcacgaagggacctcagatgcttctgactccaaaggaggagatgacgagcgagatgcgacaggtgacgagagcgcaaaaaccgccttaacggtaaataacgcaacagtcgcaatgttgtcggtgtcggctaatacatccttccctcgtatctccatagcggagcgtacaagtcccagatatacagcgcaccgctcgcggcagttggggtgctatgcacacccctgagactgcaagcccgtcatacgtggctgctcatcccgtgctgggggcatcgcatgtgctacagaatgccaggagacccgactcagaggcatatcttgctatcagaaatgctgggtctgaccacggggtaaaatagaaatgacacgcaggtgtaatggttacacggtgtatgccattgcgccacgctctcctcgagactcgatcgtaaaaccaatgctgaagcggtctcatatgaagcagctcgagcaGATGTCACGCcgcagctgctgccatatgtccaggagcttctgaaattgtttcagagggaccgcgtacttccctcgaattaaaccgaggcaagtcagaactgactggttgcgcgctcttgtaaaacacgccaattagtcgatcgagtctatttccatactgagaaaaggatcctctgcacggggcaaagttgctcttttcccagttgacctgaTGACTTAACGAGCGAGATGCTGGAGCATTAAATCTGTGTGTTCGCGCACATCTGCCAAGAATGTGCTATTATAAGTTGACAAATATAAGCCGAATgtgaacaacgctctctctctcggagattttaatgccgtgactagcacttccatggagacacggggagagagagacagctctaatggtgtacttagtattagtatgtccactccatgaacgcagagcgaaaaaacggtctaaggcgaggggagatggacacatgaagtacacgtctacaggtctatgctgcaaaccgatctgaatattgaaatacgagcctcggcgtatcatcctaaaggatcacatttgtagagccggtgcgtaaataaatcggtcgtaacccaccgcgtattttgggtactatgagataaaggctggaaaaaccctatcatcattctcagtaagagggaccggctcgaaacgtccttcgccagcaggacatcgacttttgcacgcagtacatgtgcatcggacgctttcactatagtgaaacgaatgtccgagaatttgggggagtgccggtaattgtatttcgtaaccgaggcggatagtgcgtaaaacccaacgagacgggctgggaactgaagcgaagcatccagggaccgtacgaggagaattaacgacactaccgaagtacccgcggtggggcagcgaagcgagacaggtaggactgccggtgcgtctgctgtgacagcataaacatctacagtatgtgtgtgtgtgtgacactgacctgagcccgctgagggtgacggtcgtctggtctcctctgcggagagcgcagactccgatgagggtgctggtggtccggtctcctcagtggagagctcggacccctcaggacacccgctgcgatagaggagaggtagggtgagcaggtgtacgctcacggctctctcgatcctctggagacctggagagggaagaggaatgcactcttatgtgtggttaagtgggtaccggctggacagccggtggaacatatgcaaaccaaggattttccacccgaccctctaccgggggaaggagcgaatcactgtctcctgaagagtgatcctctgccactccgggtcgcccgtctctggccacttaaactcccgattttcacgggaagcggctaagcgggcgggacgagctgctgacgaccggttcccctgcgctgccgagatggggtccgaggaggggaacggaggtggccgccgcaggacggcgagaggcagactgaggagccggcgttggtggaccaagggcagctctcatccgccggggcacgacctaggagatcgcctcagtctgcgcagcggagctgtacgactccccgggctcgccgaagaggccggtctgtgagacaggagcattcatgaagttgttccgtcatataagccagacatagccaaaggtggcgatcttgaacactgtggtggacatcgcacgactgaaggtcgcggcttcCCTCGTATATCTCTGAAGCcttcgcttggtgaacctgcagtacgttaatgcgtgcagggctgaagccacgtctccgcatgcctgatgggcagcgcccgtaaccggacgactgtctatacaaacacgggagggaagggttgggtggtccctccaggaacgcagctgcatcgcaaccccccgctccactgaagggatcccccttagcggctccgttagtgagggagatgaggggtgaaagctgaacggccgagacggccgcaaatcacgtcagctcttcgtgccgtcgggaaaggcaggcacaggaggtgaggaccgtagaggcccgggcagctccgaagtaccaatcatgtgggcgggacggttcgggcggagagggattaacccctccaactctaccgtttccgccgctcgagcgggcacggccgccatctccgggacgactccgcctcggagggaaaaaaatgggcacccctctgatactgcagaagtgacgggaccagaaggaggtccaatggattcggcagaaatcgcagaacacgactctgcagtctccaccggagcctcaaccggctgaggatgagaaggccggtaggtgaaggacgcatcctccgtcctactcagcgtagtgatgcgaagagcgtcctgcgagcgcttgacagccgcaccatggcggcgtcagcactgcaaaggcacggacagcgttcccgtagaaacgacagtcgtctccgcaatccaagagggttatgctctcacagagagaacaaaagctctccacgaacgcagcctcggagtgctcgatgcccaagcacgaagacagcgctcgtgaccgtcactggaatccctgtacttctcgcatccaagatcgcacagagtaaaagctatcctgaaaaggacgctgatctccgaatatacgagagagtggctgtctttaaaaagacacagagctctcacgtatcactctttagggaaatcactctttagatgctcagctgatgatgcgcacagggagaggcaacgcacacactaaactcaaaacaaaaaatatgcagagcagtggaatactgcgagcgtccgctgtgtcagtactgcttgtcaatcaacttcagcaaccgttcccagaagagcagagagtagcctctgagtagcagataatgccggctttcgaagcgaaaaaagctaatttccatatttgcacctgtggcttatatacgcacctggcggggcggcgccagcattatgcaaatatctcaatgccaagttcattggcgttttagtagagtacgaagcagattggtctctctaagcgagttcccaattcgtcggtcacgacgtgacgtcgtagtgaccgactgaaagggaactcagGGGCTGTACGTCATGGGTGATTGGTTCACACATCTATGGTGGGAGGTGTCTCTCAACATTGAGTGAACTTTGCTTAACTTACTAATACACTTTATCATTGAACTCTGTTGTTATAGGACTGAGACCATTGCACCACTTGCACTGAAACGTTTCAAATGATATCAAACATAAGAACTTAAACCCTTATGCATGTGAAACGTATCATACATAGTTTATAAGTGAGATTTAAGGTGCTCTGAGCTGAGACAATGAGAAGAGGGGGAAACAAGAAACAAATTTGAGTAATCTTGGTGAGTTGTGACTCTTCTGTCTCCATACAGTGAGGTTGTTGTATTGGAGGTAGATGTGAACTCTTTGAGAAAGATTTCAGATGTTGATTCAACAGGACTTTAATGTTTTAGAAAACGGTTCCCTCTGGATTCAGCCATTTGGACACTGTTTACAGCTACCTTTAGTTAGGATTTGACATCATCCTTACAGTGCTATCAATATAATGATCATGGCTTTGATTGAAGGAAACTTTGGAACTGAAGATAAATACTGTGGTATACAATGAAGGTATGGTGATGAAGGCTCTTCTATAATTTATGTTGCTGTGTTGACCTCTTTTGACAAACTACAAACATCCCACCTATGACACTTTGGCACGATTTCACGGACAAGACTTTAGCAAACTCCAGactaaaatacatgtttgtgctgtcttaactgaaaacaatTTACACTGACTGATCTTAAAATATttcagtgctattgttttgtgtCGTACTGCACACCAGTATGCTCCTGTTTTTTTCTGAAACACATTTAAACTAAAAGCATTAATGTCATCATTTAACTAAAGTTCAATCTCTGTCTGTAAAACCAGGCCATGTCTTTTAAACATTAAAGCGAGCATAAGCTTATTTATTGAattgcatattttaaaatagcCTGATGAATAAAAAGAACTATTGATTGtaagtttttctttttaaatgattaagttttgaataggctttatgcccagctgcactacttcctgaacttcagccagctccttgtttcctgtctgccattattggacaaactgattaatccaggtgtgtctgattattgttgttgtgactactgaggtcaggcacacctggattaatcagtttgtccaataatggaagacaggaaacaaggagctggctgaagttcaggaagtagtgcagctgggcataaagcctattgtggCTACAATAAGAACttagaaacattttttaaatatttgagtAAACATGATATCATGCACAGTAGCTGATATTTTCATAatgaattcattttaaattttgcattatCTGtagtttaaacttttatttacttttttctatTTCAATTGTCAATTGTATGTGTAAATATCTCACTACTAGAGGACGAACACTCGTACAGGCTTGAATGCTCAATCAATTATGACACAAATCAGAGCTATTTCATCTTTAATTCACTTAAAGAATTATTACAAccccaaaaatgtattaattcataaatCAAGGCCAAGCATTTTCACACTAATCAGACTGTGACTTTCTGTGTGagactgacatctagtggacTTGTTTATTATGACTGACACACAGGAACCAGGAAATTACTGAGTTCAGGGAAACTGAAACTGTTGGGCTGTTGTTTGTTTCGTCTTCTTTCTGTGAGTACATACAGTGAAATGGCAGAAGCCAGTATTTCAGTGGATCAGGATCAGTTCATCTGTTCAATCTGTCTGGATCTACTGAAGGATCCAGTGACCATTCCCTGTGGACACAGTTACTGTATGAGCTGTATTACAGACTACTGGGATCAAGATGATCAGAAGAGAGACTACAGCTGCCCTCAGTGCAGACAGACCTTCACTACAAGacctgttttaaataaaaacaccatGCTGACTGAAGTGGTGGAGAAACTGAAGAAGACAAAACTACAAGCTGCTCGTCCTGATCACTGTTATGCTGAAGCTGAAGATGTGGAGTGTGACGTCTGTActgagagaaaacacaaagcTGTCAAGTCCTGTCTGGTGTGTCTGAACTCTTACTGTCAAAATCATCTTGAACAACATGAGAATTTATTCAAAGGGAAAAGACACAACCTGATAGACGCCACTGGACGACTTCAGCAGATGATCTGCCCTCAACATGATAAAGCCCTTGAGATTTACTGTAAAACTGATCAGATCTGTATATGTTATCTGTGTATGGTGGATGAACACAATGAACATAAGACTGTATCAGCTGCAGCAGAGAGGACTGAGAAACAGGTAAGAGATGAAAACACTCAGTGATGTTTAATGTGATCAGATCAGAGTTAAACTGGTAAAAATTCCCTCTAATGTACATTTTAtctgtttaattattatttccAAATCCAACAGAAAGAACTGAAGGAGACGCAGAGAAAATACCAGCAGAGAATCCAGGAGAGCCAGAAGAAGCTTCAGGAGCTGAGAGATGCTGTGGAGACTCATAAGGTGAGTTTTGATCAGAAGAACAACTGCTGTCTGCTGTTTCAGATCTGTTTCAGACTCAGTTAGGACTCTCATCCAATCAGTCAGTGAGGAGTTCAGTGCTGGATGACTTTCACTGAAGTCCACTGTGGGTAACAGACTGTGTGATGTACCAGTAAGAGCTGAGTGAATGCTGCTGATTCTAATGCTCCTCTCTCTGTGTGTCCTAACAGCGCTCTGCACAGACAGCAGTGGACGACACTGAGAGGATCTTTACTCAACTGATCCAAACCATTGAGAGAAGACGATCTGAGGTGATACAGCTGATCAGAGATCAGGAAAAGACTGCAGTGAGTGAAGCTGAAGGACTCTTGAAGCGACTGGAGCAGGAGATTGATGATCTGAGGAGGAGAGACGCTGAGCTGGAGCAGCTTTCACACACAGATGATCACATCCATTTCCTCCAGGTAACAGAGATCTGAAAAACACAACAGTGATCTTTAGGAAGTGAAGAGCATGTTTTACTGAGATTATATTTTCTATGAAATGTTTCAGTGTCATCAgtttatgtttttgttgtttgtctttgtgtttgtgtagagttttcagtctctctctgttCCTCCTGGATCTTCAGACTCACTCAGCATCACTGTCAGCTCTCTCATCTCTTTTGATGATGTAGGAAAATCTGTGTCTCATCTGAGAGAGAAACTGGAGGATTTCTGTAGAGAAGAGATAGAAAAGATATTTGATAAAGGTAAATCACTTATTTCTCTCAGACATAAAGCACACATCatgtaaaaataatgttatattTAGTAGAAATAGAGAGAATATCACTCACTGATTCAGAATGTTTTTTCAACATAGTTATTCCTGAACCTGAGACCAGGGAGCAGTTCCTAAAATGTGAGtctcaacaaacaaacac from Paramisgurnus dabryanus chromosome 6, PD_genome_1.1, whole genome shotgun sequence encodes the following:
- the LOC135744053 gene encoding tripartite motif-containing protein 16-like, encoding MAEASISVDQDQFICSICLDLLKDPVTIPCGHSYCMSCITDYWDQDDQKRDYSCPQCRQTFTTRPVLNKNTMLTEVVEKLKKTKLQAARPDHCYAEAEDVECDVCTERKHKAVKSCLVCLNSYCQNHLEQHENLFKGKRHNLIDATGRLQQMICPQHDKALEIYCKTDQICICYLCMVDEHNEHKTVSAAAERTEKQKELKETQRKYQQRIQESQKKLQELRDAVETHKRSAQTAVDDTERIFTQLIQTIERRRSEVIQLIRDQEKTAVSEAEGLLKRLEQEIDDLRRRDAELEQLSHTDDHIHFLQSFQSLSVPPGSSDSLSITVSSLISFDDVGKSVSHLREKLEDFCREEIEKIFDKVIPEPETREQFLKYYHHFTADPNTVNKRLRLSEGNRVITYTYTEQPYPHHPDRFDGCYPQVLCSESLSGRCYWEVEWSDDVVYISVSYKSISRKGGGYECFFGFNDQSWSLRCCDSSCSFFHNNTETKLPVVLRSSRIGVYVDHSAGSLSFYSVSDTMTLIHRVNTTFTKPLYPGFRVYGSVKLCDITIR